The following proteins are co-located in the Candidatus Planktophila lacus genome:
- the rplS gene encoding 50S ribosomal protein L19, which produces MNILDAVDAKSLRHDVPQFRAGDELKIHVRVIEGSKSRIQVFQGIVIRRQGDGVRETFTIRKVSYGVGVERTFPVHTPVIEKIELVKKGDVRRAKLYYLRDLRGKAAKIREKRDGIEGYGDGILSTPEKEVIVEAPAAVVEEVVAVSEPAATEVVAEVPAQEATTDVVVEAEAAVEEVAVVEEAPAAEDKPAN; this is translated from the coding sequence ATGAATATTCTTGATGCCGTTGATGCGAAGTCACTTCGCCATGACGTCCCACAATTTCGCGCTGGAGACGAATTAAAGATCCACGTCCGCGTTATCGAAGGTAGCAAGAGCCGTATCCAGGTCTTCCAAGGAATCGTTATCCGTCGCCAAGGCGATGGCGTTCGCGAAACTTTCACAATCCGTAAGGTCTCTTACGGCGTTGGAGTAGAACGTACCTTCCCAGTACACACACCAGTTATTGAAAAGATCGAACTCGTAAAGAAGGGCGATGTACGTCGCGCCAAGCTTTACTACCTCCGCGATCTTCGCGGTAAGGCTGCCAAGATTCGCGAAAAGCGCGATGGCATCGAAGGCTACGGCGATGGAATCCTTTCAACTCCTGAGAAGGAAGTAATCGTTGAAGCTCCTGCGGCAGTAGTCGAAGAAGTTGTGGCAGTGTCCGAGCCAGCTGCGACCGAAGTGGTGGCAGAGGTTCCAGCTCAAGAAGCGACTACAGATGTTGTGGTTGAAGCTGAAGCAGCAGTTGAAGAAGTTGCGGTTGTTGAAGAAGCGCCAGCAGCTGAAGACAAGCCTGCTAACTAA
- a CDS encoding pseudouridine-5'-phosphate glycosidase yields MSHRMPFTPSPEVAAALAEGKPIVALESTIISHGLPRPQNLEVAREVEDIVRDHGAVPATIAVIDGVVHIGLTDDQLKAIANRDDIAKASSRDLAIISASKKSAATTVAATAHLAALAGIRVFATGGLGGVHRDANETFDESADLTALSQLDITVVCAGVKSILDVAATLERLETLAIGVVGYKTTAFPGFYLTDSGFTIEHRVDSAAEIAQIIHSREALKTNKSALVVANPVKHEMDRKRHDAILKSGLAGARKAGIIGKAVTPFLLEHFHTASEGESLSVNIEIIKSNSALAADIAVAKQHH; encoded by the coding sequence ATGAGCCACCGTATGCCTTTTACTCCATCGCCAGAAGTTGCTGCAGCGCTGGCTGAAGGAAAACCAATAGTTGCACTCGAATCAACGATCATCAGTCATGGTCTGCCGCGCCCACAAAATTTAGAGGTAGCGCGTGAAGTCGAAGATATCGTCCGTGATCATGGCGCAGTTCCAGCAACTATTGCGGTAATCGATGGAGTTGTTCATATTGGTTTAACCGATGACCAATTAAAGGCAATTGCTAATCGCGATGACATCGCTAAGGCATCTAGTCGCGACCTAGCAATTATCTCGGCGAGCAAGAAGAGCGCAGCGACAACAGTTGCCGCAACTGCGCACTTAGCCGCACTTGCCGGAATCCGTGTATTTGCAACTGGTGGTTTGGGCGGAGTTCACCGCGATGCCAATGAAACTTTTGATGAGTCTGCCGACCTTACGGCGCTTTCCCAATTAGATATCACTGTTGTATGTGCTGGTGTTAAATCGATTCTCGATGTGGCAGCAACTTTAGAGCGTTTAGAAACACTAGCCATTGGCGTAGTTGGATATAAGACAACTGCCTTTCCAGGTTTCTACCTAACTGATTCTGGTTTTACGATCGAGCACCGCGTTGACAGCGCTGCCGAGATCGCACAAATTATTCATTCACGTGAGGCGCTAAAGACCAATAAGAGCGCGCTAGTTGTTGCAAATCCGGTCAAGCACGAGATGGATCGCAAGCGCCATGATGCAATTTTGAAGAGCGGGTTAGCCGGTGCGCGTAAAGCAGGCATCATCGGCAAAGCGGTAACTCCATTCCTTCTTGAACATTTCCACACCGCCAGCGAAGGCGAATCGCTTTCAGTGAATATCGAAATCATTAAATCTAACTCAGCACTTGCCGCTGATATCGCCGTTGCTAAGCAGCACCACTAA
- the sepH gene encoding septation protein SepH, producing MSELRLTGKTPDGVHLALTDNDGNEHTLRISDTLRATVNQPRLTSVPVGDENEVMSVKEIQRRLRAGETMEVIARDGNISVDKVERFSGPILQERLFIIDQVHGLTPRRDGKETAKDAPTFLDIVISKLAPRGVDIDAIDWNTWRLEDGSWTIELHYPNRDGVGSAQFSFDTHRRSITPLDDNAAWMTGEAAPVRRIEPGLVYAEPSHPSRIEERTEPREPIRIDSAPVRSISSILDDLPDNDPTDEEFEAEVSRETPRLVSIRETPAPGDSQDGITARAKVPSWDEIMFGRKTTEEPTPEN from the coding sequence ATGAGTGAGCTACGCCTAACCGGCAAGACCCCAGATGGGGTGCACCTAGCGCTCACCGATAACGACGGAAATGAACACACTTTGCGAATCAGCGACACTTTGCGCGCCACGGTAAACCAACCACGTTTAACTTCAGTCCCGGTTGGCGATGAGAACGAAGTGATGAGCGTTAAAGAGATTCAACGTCGTCTGCGCGCAGGCGAAACTATGGAAGTCATTGCACGCGATGGAAATATTTCAGTAGATAAAGTCGAACGTTTTTCTGGTCCAATTCTGCAAGAGCGTTTATTTATTATCGATCAAGTACATGGTCTGACTCCACGTCGCGATGGTAAAGAGACCGCTAAAGATGCGCCAACATTTCTCGACATCGTTATTTCAAAACTTGCACCACGCGGCGTAGATATCGATGCGATCGATTGGAACACCTGGCGTTTAGAAGATGGCAGTTGGACAATCGAACTCCACTATCCAAACCGCGATGGCGTTGGATCTGCACAGTTCTCATTTGATACCCATCGCCGTTCAATTACTCCGCTCGATGACAACGCGGCGTGGATGACCGGTGAAGCAGCGCCTGTGCGCCGCATCGAACCAGGTTTGGTTTATGCCGAACCATCACACCCTTCACGTATAGAAGAACGCACTGAACCACGCGAACCCATTCGTATCGATAGCGCACCGGTGCGCAGCATCTCTTCAATTCTCGATGATCTTCCTGATAACGATCCAACAGATGAAGAATTTGAAGCCGAAGTTAGCCGTGAGACTCCTCGTTTAGTTTCAATTCGCGAGACACCAGCTCCAGGCGATAGCCAAGATGGAATTACTGCACGCGCCAAAGTTCCTTCATGGGATGAAATTATGTTTGGTCGCAAAACTACCGAGGAACCAACCCCCGAAAACTAA
- a CDS encoding alkaline phosphatase family protein, whose product MHLSQITPSLFASLGLADASDQINCGASPNGRELLFLVDGLGADAVEKFSSYIPTLSSLIRHGAVRTSFPSTTATSLATLTTGVNPGTHGMLGYTVQVPRSGGRILNSLKWDERVDPAIWQPVPTLFERATAADISVTHVAAKRYEDTGFTRAVFRGANYRGANIHEDLVTETVEALKKTPSFVYLYVNELDVAGHSDGVGSEKWLAALVAIDQLVANLLKKLPRKTRLWLTADHGMINVGEKIVIGQDNDLATDIATIAGEPRARHLYLADGAPLSAHKEVASRWEEYLGEKATIYLRDQAIAAGLFGSDVSLDASDRMGDVIAIAHGEMILIEAEREKQEGAMVGHHGGATDIESFVPLLTHVTS is encoded by the coding sequence GTGCATCTCTCGCAAATCACTCCATCGCTCTTTGCCAGCCTAGGTTTAGCCGATGCCAGTGATCAAATAAATTGTGGTGCTAGCCCCAACGGCCGCGAACTTCTATTTCTAGTAGATGGCTTAGGCGCAGATGCAGTTGAAAAGTTTTCAAGCTATATCCCTACTCTTTCCTCGCTGATTCGCCATGGCGCAGTGCGCACTTCTTTTCCATCTACAACTGCGACAAGCCTGGCAACGCTAACTACAGGTGTTAATCCAGGAACTCACGGAATGCTGGGTTACACCGTGCAAGTTCCGCGCAGTGGTGGCCGAATTCTTAACTCACTCAAGTGGGATGAACGCGTTGACCCAGCGATCTGGCAACCTGTCCCGACTTTATTCGAGCGCGCAACGGCTGCAGATATCAGCGTTACCCATGTTGCGGCAAAGCGTTATGAAGATACTGGTTTCACGCGCGCTGTTTTCCGCGGTGCAAATTACCGCGGTGCCAATATCCACGAAGATTTAGTCACCGAAACGGTGGAGGCGTTAAAGAAGACGCCATCATTTGTTTACCTCTATGTAAATGAACTAGATGTTGCAGGGCACAGCGATGGCGTAGGTTCAGAGAAATGGTTGGCCGCTCTTGTCGCCATCGATCAGCTAGTTGCGAACTTACTGAAAAAACTTCCACGTAAAACTAGGCTTTGGTTAACTGCCGATCACGGCATGATCAATGTCGGAGAAAAGATAGTTATTGGCCAAGACAATGACTTAGCCACTGATATCGCAACCATCGCCGGCGAGCCTCGTGCGCGCCACCTTTATTTGGCAGATGGTGCTCCGCTTAGTGCACATAAAGAAGTGGCATCGCGCTGGGAAGAATATTTGGGGGAGAAGGCCACTATTTATCTACGCGATCAAGCGATCGCAGCAGGGCTCTTTGGTAGCGATGTCTCACTTGATGCATCAGATCGCATGGGTGATGTAATCGCAATCGCACATGGCGAAATGATCTTGATCGAGGCTGAACGCGAAAAACAAGAAGGCGCAATGGTCGGTCACCATGGTGGAGCAACAGATATTGAAAGCTTTGTACCGCTGCTAACTCATGTTACGAGTTAG
- the abc-f gene encoding ribosomal protection-like ABC-F family protein encodes MISTSALELRAGARLLVSGVNVRINHGDRIGFVGRNGAGKSTLAKVLAGETLPAGGAVQRTGKIGYLPQDPRTGEDQGTVIERILSARGLDQIAARMTQVEEEMATTEGEALEKAMERYSRVDAEFQAAGGYAATSEAEAIATSLGVSEAVFGNQLDTLSGGQRRRIELARILFSGAETLLLDEPTNHLDADSIIWLRNYLSTYSGGLVIISHDVNLIEQVVNKVFYIDGNRNVIDVYNLGWKQYLLQREQDEHRRKKERANAEKKAEILQKQGEKMRAKASKATAAQGMLRRAEKLRSSLDDVRVKDKVAKLRFPTPAPCGKTPLSGEELSKNYGSLEIFTDVSCVIDKGSRVVILGLNGAGKTTLLKILANQLESDTGKVEHGHGLKLGYYAQEHEMLDFDRTILENMMSSKDDLREPEARNVLGSFLFVGDDVHKPVKVLSGGERTRLALATLVVSAANVLLLDEPTNNLDPASREEILGALGEYQGAVIMVSHDEGAVQALKPERVILLPDGDEDIWKDEYFDLVSID; translated from the coding sequence ATGATCTCTACAAGTGCTCTTGAACTACGCGCAGGTGCGCGACTTCTGGTCTCAGGAGTAAATGTTCGCATCAACCACGGAGATCGCATCGGATTCGTTGGTCGCAATGGCGCAGGAAAATCTACGCTCGCCAAGGTACTTGCTGGTGAAACACTCCCCGCAGGTGGCGCAGTACAACGCACCGGCAAGATCGGTTATCTGCCACAAGATCCCCGCACTGGTGAAGATCAAGGCACTGTTATTGAAAGAATTTTATCGGCGCGCGGATTAGATCAGATCGCAGCGCGTATGACCCAAGTTGAAGAAGAGATGGCAACAACTGAAGGTGAAGCCCTCGAAAAAGCAATGGAGCGTTACTCACGCGTCGATGCTGAGTTCCAAGCCGCCGGTGGTTATGCCGCAACATCTGAAGCAGAAGCAATCGCAACTTCACTTGGCGTATCTGAAGCAGTCTTTGGCAATCAGCTAGACACACTTTCTGGTGGTCAGCGCCGCCGTATCGAACTTGCCCGTATCTTGTTCTCTGGCGCAGAAACTCTGCTTCTGGATGAGCCAACGAACCACTTAGATGCTGACTCAATCATTTGGCTTCGCAACTACCTCAGCACTTATTCAGGCGGACTTGTCATCATCTCTCACGATGTTAACTTGATCGAACAAGTTGTAAATAAGGTCTTCTATATCGATGGCAACCGTAACGTGATCGATGTTTATAACTTGGGCTGGAAGCAATACCTCCTGCAGCGCGAACAAGATGAGCATCGCCGTAAGAAAGAGCGCGCCAACGCTGAAAAGAAAGCTGAGATCTTGCAGAAGCAGGGCGAGAAGATGCGCGCTAAGGCTTCTAAGGCAACTGCCGCTCAAGGCATGTTACGTCGCGCTGAGAAACTTCGTTCCTCACTAGATGACGTTCGCGTTAAAGATAAGGTCGCCAAACTTCGCTTTCCAACCCCAGCGCCTTGCGGAAAGACTCCCCTATCTGGCGAAGAACTTTCCAAGAACTACGGCTCTCTCGAAATCTTCACCGACGTTTCCTGCGTTATCGATAAGGGCTCACGCGTTGTTATCTTGGGACTTAACGGTGCTGGAAAAACTACTCTTCTTAAGATCCTGGCCAATCAACTTGAATCCGATACTGGAAAAGTTGAACATGGACATGGCTTAAAACTTGGTTACTACGCCCAGGAACATGAAATGCTCGACTTTGATCGCACAATTCTGGAAAACATGATGTCTTCCAAGGATGACTTGCGCGAACCAGAAGCGCGTAACGTTCTTGGTTCATTCTTGTTCGTTGGCGATGATGTTCATAAACCAGTGAAGGTCTTATCTGGTGGAGAAAGAACTCGTTTAGCACTCGCCACTTTGGTTGTATCTGCCGCAAACGTTCTTTTGTTAGATGAGCCAACAAACAACTTAGATCCCGCATCTCGTGAAGAGATCTTGGGCGCACTTGGTGAATATCAAGGCGCAGTAATCATGGTCTCTCACGATGAAGGCGCTGTTCAGGCCCTTAAGCCAGAGCGCGTGATCTTGCTGCCTGATGGCGATGAAGATATTTGGAAAGACGAATACTTCGATCTAGTTTCTATCGATTAA
- the lepB gene encoding signal peptidase I, with protein MPRKGSLLRELPILVVVALAVSLVIKSFLVQFFYIPSGSMENTLQINDRVAVNKVPLISKSINRGDVVVFRDPDNWLPEPYSADGNKYIAKIKEGFVAVGVLPNPAKQYLVKRVIGVAGDKVECCAKNKKLMINGVEIDEPYIFAGNTPSDTKFNVTVPEGKIWVMGDHRGASADSRFHQDDINQGMVPTSKVTGRVIGIIWPIKNFGLVGSYSSLK; from the coding sequence ATGCCACGCAAGGGCTCGCTATTACGCGAGTTACCTATTCTGGTTGTTGTCGCGCTCGCAGTTTCGCTCGTCATCAAATCATTTCTAGTTCAGTTCTTCTATATACCTTCTGGGTCGATGGAGAACACCCTTCAGATAAATGATCGCGTTGCGGTAAATAAAGTCCCATTAATTAGCAAGTCAATTAATCGCGGAGATGTAGTTGTCTTTCGCGATCCAGATAACTGGCTACCTGAGCCATACAGTGCAGATGGAAATAAATATATAGCCAAGATTAAAGAAGGCTTTGTTGCCGTTGGCGTTCTACCAAATCCAGCAAAGCAATATCTGGTTAAGCGAGTAATTGGCGTTGCCGGCGATAAAGTCGAATGCTGTGCCAAGAATAAGAAATTAATGATCAACGGCGTTGAAATTGATGAGCCATATATCTTCGCGGGAAATACACCTAGCGATACTAAATTTAATGTCACCGTACCTGAAGGCAAGATCTGGGTAATGGGAGATCACCGTGGCGCCAGCGCTGATTCACGTTTCCATCAAGACGATATAAATCAAGGAATGGTGCCAACTTCTAAGGTAACCGGGCGCGTTATCGGAATTATCTGGCCAATTAAGAATTTTGGATTAGTTGGCTCTTACTCTTCGCTTAAGTAG
- a CDS encoding ribonuclease HII yields the protein MVKVIESLLIEAGITPLAGVDEAGRGACAGPLVIASVVLADPFAPELAKVRDSKDVSESEREKLFDLVTSTALSISVITVPAAEVDSRGVHAANLDGMRRAVQGLSVTPNYVLTDGYAIEGLAIPNVAVWKGDQVVTCISAASIIAKVTRDRIMRELDTEFPNYGFAKHKGYITKVHTEALQEHGPCIEHRRSFANIAVLL from the coding sequence ATGGTGAAGGTAATTGAATCGCTGCTAATTGAAGCAGGTATCACGCCACTTGCCGGAGTAGATGAAGCAGGACGCGGTGCATGCGCCGGACCCCTAGTAATTGCATCAGTAGTGCTCGCCGATCCCTTTGCACCAGAGTTAGCAAAAGTTCGTGATTCAAAAGATGTATCTGAATCAGAGCGAGAAAAGTTATTTGATCTCGTAACATCTACAGCGCTTTCTATTAGCGTGATAACTGTGCCAGCGGCCGAAGTTGATTCTCGCGGTGTGCACGCGGCAAACCTCGATGGCATGCGCCGTGCGGTGCAGGGCTTATCGGTCACACCTAACTACGTGCTTACAGATGGTTATGCCATTGAAGGTTTAGCGATTCCCAATGTGGCAGTTTGGAAAGGCGACCAAGTCGTTACATGCATTAGCGCTGCTTCAATTATCGCTAAAGTTACTCGTGACCGCATAATGCGCGAATTAGATACTGAATTCCCAAATTATGGCTTTGCCAAACATAAGGGCTATATCACCAAAGTCCACACCGAAGCGTTGCAAGAACACGGCCCGTGTATAGAACACCGCCGCTCTTTCGCAAATATTGCAGTGCTCCTTTAA
- a CDS encoding DNA gyrase/topoisomerase IV subunit B, with the protein MAAKNSKDAGDQLDLTALGDAEDSYTAKDLAVLEGLDAVRKRPGMYIGSTDSRGLMHCLWEIIDNSVDESLAGHCKKIEINLEADGSIEVHDDGRGIPVDKEPKTGLTGVEVVLTKLHAGGKFGGGSYAASGGLHGVGASVVNALAERLDAEVDRNGKIYWMSFKRGVAGIFDGEGPKAEFTPQSGLRTIGKVSAKVTGTRIKWWADRQIFLKEASLDIEEIYARARQTSFLVPGLTLIVNDNRTKAVTTQTFYHKGGISEFCEFLQPDQPVGEVIRIYGTGHYQETVPVLDDKGHMVSTEVERDMEVDIAMKWGDGFDATVHSFVNIISTPKGGTHVQGFERAITKAFNESLRSTGTLKKNEADVIKDDIMEGLTAVITVRMSEPQFEGQTKEVLGTAAATRIVSAVVADKMKEFFNTTRRIDKANGRLILEKVAAASRTRISARTHKDLQRRKNALESSALPTKLSDCRSEDVTRTELLIVEGDSALGTTKAARNSEFQAILPIRGKILNVQKASLSQMLDNSECASIIQVIGAGSGKSFELADARYGRIILMSDADVDGAHIRCLLLTLLYRYMKPMIDDGRVFAAIPPLHRIELMGSGGKKGEYIYTYSDDEMKKLTAEFKKAGKKWKEPIQRYKGLGEMDADQLRETTMDPAARTLRRITIKDAAAAEAMFELLMGNDVAPRKEFISTAEIDRDRIDA; encoded by the coding sequence CGCCAAAGACCTGGCAGTCCTTGAAGGCCTTGATGCGGTTCGTAAGCGTCCGGGTATGTATATCGGTTCAACCGATTCACGCGGGCTCATGCACTGTCTCTGGGAAATTATCGATAACTCAGTAGATGAATCACTTGCCGGTCATTGCAAGAAGATTGAAATTAATTTAGAGGCCGATGGATCTATCGAAGTACACGATGATGGACGCGGTATTCCAGTTGATAAAGAACCAAAGACTGGATTAACTGGAGTTGAAGTTGTACTTACAAAGTTGCACGCAGGCGGAAAGTTCGGTGGCGGTTCTTATGCTGCATCAGGTGGTCTGCACGGTGTTGGTGCTTCAGTTGTAAACGCACTCGCCGAACGTCTTGATGCAGAAGTAGATCGCAACGGCAAAATTTACTGGATGTCATTTAAGCGCGGCGTTGCCGGCATCTTCGATGGCGAAGGTCCAAAGGCAGAGTTCACACCACAATCTGGACTTCGCACAATTGGAAAAGTTTCTGCAAAAGTTACAGGTACCCGTATTAAGTGGTGGGCAGATCGTCAGATCTTCTTAAAGGAAGCATCCCTTGATATCGAAGAAATTTACGCTCGCGCACGTCAGACCTCATTCTTAGTTCCAGGCTTAACGCTGATCGTCAATGACAATCGCACCAAAGCCGTAACAACTCAAACTTTCTACCACAAGGGCGGTATCTCCGAGTTCTGCGAATTCTTACAACCTGATCAACCAGTCGGCGAAGTAATCCGCATCTACGGCACTGGCCATTACCAAGAGACTGTTCCAGTCCTTGACGATAAAGGCCACATGGTTTCAACTGAAGTAGAACGCGATATGGAAGTAGATATTGCGATGAAGTGGGGCGATGGCTTTGATGCGACCGTTCACTCATTCGTAAATATCATCTCAACCCCAAAGGGCGGAACCCACGTTCAAGGTTTCGAGCGCGCGATCACCAAAGCATTTAACGAATCACTTCGCAGCACCGGCACTCTGAAGAAGAACGAAGCCGATGTAATCAAAGATGACATCATGGAAGGCCTCACCGCTGTCATCACAGTGCGTATGTCTGAACCACAATTTGAAGGACAGACTAAGGAAGTTCTCGGCACAGCGGCTGCAACACGTATCGTCTCGGCAGTAGTTGCCGACAAGATGAAGGAATTCTTCAACACAACTCGTCGTATCGATAAGGCCAATGGCCGTTTGATTCTCGAGAAAGTTGCTGCGGCATCGCGCACACGTATTTCTGCACGTACCCACAAAGACCTGCAACGCCGTAAGAACGCCCTCGAATCATCAGCGCTACCAACCAAGCTCTCTGATTGCCGCTCTGAAGATGTAACTCGTACCGAACTTTTGATCGTAGAAGGTGACTCGGCACTTGGTACCACCAAGGCAGCGCGTAACTCTGAATTCCAAGCGATCCTGCCAATTCGCGGCAAGATCCTTAATGTACAAAAGGCATCACTTTCTCAGATGCTCGATAACTCTGAATGCGCGTCAATCATTCAGGTAATCGGCGCTGGTTCCGGTAAATCATTCGAACTAGCCGATGCTCGCTACGGCCGAATCATCTTGATGTCAGATGCTGACGTTGACGGTGCACATATCCGCTGCTTGCTCTTAACTCTTCTCTATCGCTACATGAAGCCGATGATCGATGACGGTCGCGTCTTTGCAGCGATTCCACCGCTTCACCGCATCGAGTTAATGGGTAGCGGCGGCAAAAAGGGCGAATACATCTACACATACTCAGATGATGAGATGAAGAAGTTAACTGCCGAATTTAAAAAGGCTGGCAAGAAGTGGAAAGAACCAATCCAGCGCTATAAAGGTTTGGGTGAAATGGATGCTGATCAGCTCCGTGAAACCACTATGGACCCAGCGGCGCGCACCCTACGCCGCATAACAATTAAAGATGCCGCAGCAGCCGAGGCGATGTTTGAGCTTCTGATGGGTAACGATGTCGCCCCACGTAAAGAATTTATCTCAACGGCTGAAATCGATCGCGATCGGATCGACGCTTAG
- a CDS encoding YraN family protein — MGKVGEKKNNQKTGAFGEQVTADYLIARGDEILDRNWRVREGEIDLVSLSSDGVFHFIEVKTRSSLAFGHPFEAINRDKAHRMQRLALAWLATHGCLGCEYAIDVVAVLIAVDGTHTLEYRGAIL; from the coding sequence ATGGGCAAAGTAGGCGAGAAGAAGAACAATCAAAAGACTGGTGCATTTGGCGAACAAGTAACCGCTGATTACTTGATTGCACGTGGAGACGAGATTCTGGACCGCAATTGGCGAGTGCGCGAAGGCGAGATAGATCTGGTTTCGCTAAGTAGCGATGGCGTTTTTCACTTTATCGAAGTAAAGACTCGTTCATCACTTGCCTTTGGCCACCCCTTTGAGGCAATCAATCGCGATAAAGCCCATCGCATGCAACGTTTAGCACTTGCTTGGCTGGCTACCCATGGATGCTTAGGTTGCGAATACGCGATCGATGTTGTGGCTGTTCTTATTGCAGTCGATGGAACACATACCTTGGAATATCGAGGGGCGATCCTATGA
- a CDS encoding carbohydrate kinase family protein translates to MTINVLCIGDVMLDVIARINVSPQKINYGSDTASRISTSSGGAAGNVAAWLTRTDARSTIVSHVGDDPAGAAIVAEFDALGVNHGDLIIPGETSGVVVVLVDSSGERTMFPDKGANSRLTVTDLPDLGSFQAVYISGYALLNPLARDGVLAMIEKIKADGLPIYFDPASVGAMKDVADKELHNWFSMMDVLFLNEEESIYLTGSVDIERALDYLLDFSQVVVIKRGSAGAIAKARGFDSISLPAVAATVVDTTGAGDSFAAGFIASYSKDHDLTAALQAGGELAAGCVAIVGGRPRVGTAI, encoded by the coding sequence ATGACAATTAACGTTCTATGTATCGGCGATGTAATGCTCGATGTCATCGCCCGCATAAACGTTTCCCCACAAAAGATTAACTACGGCAGCGATACCGCAAGCCGCATCAGCACCAGCAGTGGTGGAGCCGCAGGAAATGTCGCCGCTTGGCTTACTCGCACCGATGCACGGAGCACAATCGTTAGCCACGTTGGAGATGATCCAGCAGGTGCTGCGATCGTTGCAGAATTCGATGCCTTAGGCGTAAACCATGGAGATCTAATAATTCCAGGTGAAACTTCCGGCGTTGTTGTAGTTCTTGTTGACTCATCAGGTGAGCGCACTATGTTTCCGGATAAAGGTGCAAATTCACGACTAACCGTGACAGACCTACCTGATCTGGGTTCATTTCAAGCTGTTTACATCTCTGGTTACGCGCTTCTCAATCCCTTAGCCCGTGATGGTGTTTTAGCGATGATTGAGAAGATCAAGGCAGATGGGCTACCGATTTATTTTGATCCCGCATCTGTTGGTGCGATGAAAGATGTTGCAGATAAAGAGTTACATAACTGGTTTTCAATGATGGATGTTTTATTCCTAAATGAAGAAGAATCGATTTACTTAACTGGCTCAGTTGATATTGAACGCGCTCTTGATTACCTGCTTGATTTCTCGCAGGTTGTCGTAATTAAACGCGGCTCTGCTGGCGCTATCGCCAAAGCACGCGGTTTTGATTCCATTAGCCTTCCTGCAGTTGCAGCTACCGTTGTTGATACAACAGGGGCTGGAGATAGTTTTGCCGCCGGATTTATCGCCTCATATTCGAAGGACCACGATTTAACCGCTGCTTTACAGGCAGGTGGAGAGTTAGCGGCAGGTTGTGTTGCAATCGTCGGCGGCAGACCGCGTGTAGGTACCGCGATTTAG